One genomic region from Oscillospiraceae bacterium encodes:
- a CDS encoding substrate-binding domain-containing protein: MTWARFQTWRKGRGIAAVLTAFSCLLAMLAGCAAPDTLPPVTYVIGISQANMREPWRLVLTREIQEEAAKHPEIRLVFVDATQDSDKQIKDIERLLAYGIDLLIVSPCDAKRLTPTISEVYQNIPVIVLDRVVEGYEYTLFIGPDNESIGKQAGEAIVSMAAGRSFSVLELRGGAGSQASAARSRGLEGVFMHRANIHTQVVVVENESRDAAEDTVASLGDQLKDVDVIFAHNDYMALGAYRAIQNGMNASQKIIGVDGFAGQDGGLELIRKGVIDETITCPTGGREAIQFSLDILQNVSGVPKQVILRSHNITGDNLESYERSLDKAPHELTDMIRIGYAQVGTESGWRLANNSSIREAAQDFNVDLTVIDANQSPERQIEAVRTFISQKMDVIVISPIIDSGWEPVLREAKRAGIPVLLSDRKINTEADDLFLTYIGGDFIEEGRRAMRWVEANVPPDKHPVRILEIQGTIGASPTIERKAGFEAVLAENGSYGIVHSSSGNYTIEGGRQVVENYLRANAWDIDVIFAHNDDMALGAIEALESAGIKPGEDVKIVSVDGTKRAVKAIIDGKLNCVVECAPFLGPQLMKAVTDLMMGKELPLRIITDERVFTRENAEEVLPGRSY; encoded by the coding sequence ATGACATGGGCACGGTTTCAAACTTGGAGAAAAGGCCGAGGTATCGCCGCCGTGCTGACGGCGTTTTCCTGCCTGCTTGCGATGCTGGCCGGGTGCGCGGCGCCCGATACGCTGCCGCCCGTCACGTATGTGATTGGCATCTCGCAGGCGAACATGCGGGAACCCTGGCGCCTCGTGCTGACGCGTGAGATTCAGGAGGAGGCGGCCAAGCATCCGGAGATCCGTCTGGTGTTCGTCGACGCGACACAGGACAGCGACAAGCAGATCAAAGACATCGAGCGCCTGCTCGCGTACGGCATCGATTTGCTGATCGTTTCGCCTTGCGACGCCAAACGGTTGACGCCGACCATCAGCGAGGTGTACCAAAATATCCCGGTGATCGTGCTGGACCGCGTGGTCGAAGGGTACGAGTACACCTTGTTCATAGGGCCGGACAACGAGTCCATCGGCAAACAGGCGGGGGAGGCCATCGTCAGCATGGCCGCGGGTCGGTCATTTTCAGTGTTGGAACTGCGGGGCGGCGCCGGTTCTCAGGCCAGCGCGGCGCGGAGCCGCGGCCTGGAGGGCGTGTTTATGCACCGCGCCAACATTCACACGCAGGTCGTCGTCGTGGAGAATGAATCGCGCGATGCCGCGGAGGACACCGTGGCGTCGCTCGGAGACCAGCTCAAAGATGTGGACGTGATCTTTGCCCACAACGACTATATGGCCCTTGGGGCCTACCGCGCCATACAAAACGGGATGAACGCCTCCCAAAAGATCATTGGGGTGGACGGCTTCGCGGGGCAGGACGGCGGGCTGGAGCTGATTCGCAAGGGTGTGATCGACGAGACCATCACCTGCCCCACCGGGGGGCGCGAGGCGATTCAGTTTTCGCTCGATATTTTGCAAAATGTCAGCGGCGTGCCCAAGCAGGTCATCCTGCGGAGCCACAACATCACGGGGGACAATTTGGAAAGTTATGAGCGAAGTCTGGACAAGGCGCCGCATGAGCTCACCGACATGATCCGCATCGGCTACGCCCAGGTGGGCACGGAGAGCGGATGGCGGCTCGCCAACAACAGCTCGATTCGCGAGGCCGCCCAAGACTTTAATGTGGATCTGACGGTGATAGACGCCAACCAGTCTCCGGAGCGGCAGATCGAGGCGGTGCGCACCTTTATATCCCAAAAAATGGATGTCATCGTGATATCGCCCATCATAGACAGCGGGTGGGAGCCGGTGCTGCGGGAGGCCAAGCGCGCGGGCATTCCGGTACTCCTGTCCGATCGCAAGATCAACACGGAGGCCGACGATCTCTTCCTCACATACATCGGCGGAGATTTCATTGAAGAGGGGCGGCGCGCGATGCGATGGGTGGAGGCGAATGTGCCGCCCGACAAACACCCGGTGCGCATTCTTGAGATTCAGGGGACCATCGGCGCGAGCCCGACAATCGAGCGAAAAGCCGGGTTTGAGGCAGTGCTGGCCGAAAACGGCAGCTATGGCATTGTCCACTCGAGCTCCGGCAATTACACGATCGAGGGCGGCCGTCAGGTGGTGGAAAATTACCTGCGGGCGAACGCTTGGGACATCGATGTGATCTTTGCGCACAACGACGACATGGCTTTGGGCGCCATAGAGGCGCTGGAGTCGGCGGGGATCAAGCCGGGAGAAGATGTCAAGATTGTGTCGGTAGATGGGACCAAGAGGGCGGTGAAAGCCATCATCGACGGCAAACTCAACTGTGTGGTGGAATGCGCCCCGTTTTTGGGGCCGCAGCTCATGAAGGCCGTGACCGACCTGATGATGGGCAAAGAACTGCCGCTGCGCATCATCACAGACGAGAGAGTGTTCACACGGGAAAACGCGGAGGAGGTACTGCCCGGAAGAAGTTACTGA
- a CDS encoding response regulator — protein MAYKALIADDEEMIREGLVKMLSGDAALRIVAQAEDGETAIELAKEHLPDILFVDVDMPFLNGLEFIEKLSDFLSGAAIVIITGYDDFRYIQKALRLGVFDYLLKPIMESTLFDTVDRAKAWLCQNNKEIKYLEWAKLQIEKNRRALTTSFFSGWLDGHYSEPEIDQQIEYLNLQVPIPCGITVVHISSKESLTLLEQGWNEDLLYYAAENIALELFSHLAPVSSYRNSGGDLVLLSACEPRRQWTEAGRDLTEALQKHLPVQIERMQVVCDARRRMPEVYLTSMEKFQAAMQCSVLVTETKRYIERNYGDMQLSLQAAAASQHVSPEHLSRVFRHETGVTFVDYVTQTRIRKAVELLLGSDLKIYSIAEQTGYSTQHYFSVAFKRALGVSPIEYRKGHHIGQHRVME, from the coding sequence TTGGCATACAAGGCGCTGATTGCGGACGACGAGGAGATGATTCGTGAAGGCCTTGTAAAAATGTTGTCCGGCGACGCCGCACTCCGGATCGTCGCCCAAGCGGAGGACGGGGAGACGGCCATAGAGCTGGCCAAGGAGCATCTGCCGGACATACTCTTTGTGGACGTAGACATGCCGTTTTTAAACGGACTGGAGTTCATCGAAAAGTTGTCCGACTTTTTAAGCGGCGCGGCGATCGTCATCATCACCGGCTACGACGACTTCAGATACATACAAAAGGCGCTGCGTCTGGGCGTCTTCGATTACCTTTTAAAACCGATCATGGAGTCCACCCTGTTTGACACGGTGGACCGCGCCAAGGCGTGGCTGTGCCAAAACAACAAGGAGATCAAGTACCTCGAGTGGGCGAAGCTGCAGATCGAAAAAAACCGCCGGGCGCTGACGACGTCGTTTTTTTCCGGGTGGCTGGACGGACACTACAGCGAGCCGGAGATCGACCAGCAGATTGAGTATTTGAACCTGCAAGTGCCGATTCCCTGCGGTATCACGGTGGTACACATCTCGTCCAAGGAGTCGCTGACCCTGTTGGAGCAGGGCTGGAACGAAGATCTCCTCTATTATGCCGCCGAAAACATTGCTCTGGAATTATTTTCCCACCTCGCGCCCGTTTCCTCATACCGCAACAGCGGGGGAGATCTGGTGCTGCTGTCCGCCTGCGAACCGCGTCGCCAGTGGACCGAGGCCGGCCGGGATCTCACGGAAGCGCTCCAGAAGCATCTGCCGGTGCAAATCGAACGGATGCAGGTGGTGTGTGACGCCAGAAGGCGGATGCCGGAAGTCTACCTCACCTCTATGGAGAAATTTCAAGCGGCCATGCAATGCTCCGTTCTGGTGACGGAGACCAAGCGGTATATTGAAAGGAACTACGGGGACATGCAGCTGTCTCTGCAGGCGGCGGCGGCCAGCCAGCACGTTTCGCCGGAGCATCTGAGCCGCGTGTTCCGGCACGAGACAGGCGTCACTTTTGTGGACTACGTCACGCAGACGCGCATCCGCAAGGCGGTGGAACTGCTGCTCGGCAGCGATTTGAAGATATACAGCATAGCGGAACAGACCGGGTATTCCACGCAGCACTACTTTTCCGTCGCGTTCAAGCGCGCGCTTGGTGTCTCTCCCATCGAATACCGCAAAGGGCACCATATAGGGCAACACAGAGTGATGGAGTGA